One Aegilops tauschii subsp. strangulata cultivar AL8/78 chromosome 2, Aet v6.0, whole genome shotgun sequence genomic window, ACTCGCACTATTTCATGACTGGAAATTCATAGGTCTGTCAAGAAATAGTAAACAGGACTGTGGTACGATTAGAAGTAGATAACGGCTTGTTTATACATCCCAGAAACATTTTCAGAAACATTCTGGATGCTTGTTTAGTTATTTGCAATCAAATATCATCTAAATACCAACAAACTTGCCTGATAATTTACAACGTTCTCTATGTAAACCTCAATAAACAATTAGCACAAGTTCACAAAGGGTATTTGCTATTACAATTCTGAAGGACAGGAAATTTATTGGCAGTACAAAAAGATAATATATGAAAAAGAAACAACAtatagcagggcacaagaagaaAGATGAAAGTTCTAGAATTTTACCATGCTTTGCAATGTAGTCAAAAGATTCTAGAGCCTCCGAAGTCGTCCGGTATATATTTGGCGACAATACATGCACAAGGTGCTCATCAACCCACCTAGATCAAAGAAAGATGTAGAAAACTGTCATGCTCTAGTAGATAAGAGTATGTTGTAAGTATGTCAATACTCAATACAATCCCAACTCCTTCCAGAAGTACTAAACTACGCCCTGAACTGGCCATACTAGTCCTAACTGGCTTTGGAACATGGGTGTGACCGCGTGAGCAGTGTTCAGGCTACTTGCATATATTACCTACGCCCCAAATTagttgtcttagatttgtctagatacagaaaattaattcgggacggagggagtattttcaAATAACATAAAAAGGTATCAGAAAATTTCAAGAGTGTGCATTTATTATTGTTTAACTCGATGAATAAAACTTACGCCTGCCATTTCACATATATAAGTCTAAATGATTTACACAAAAGGATTTGAGTACTCATGAACTCGAGGAAAAAAGCACAAAGTTGGCCAAAGCTACATCTGCTAAAAGCCTAAAAGTAGTGACCACTAAAAGTTTATCTTGTTTAGTTTTCAGGCCATGGATAAAAATGCAGTAGGGATGGGCATCTGGTTTATTTAGTACTGTAGTAAAGCTTGCTCTGGTTTCTAAGAAGTGCCCATAGAAATAGCAACAAACCATTAAAAAAAGACACCAAACCTAATAATAAGCAATTTATATAGGCCCTGTCATGAGTTTTCGGTTAAGCAACTAATTCACAACATCAAGATAGCAGTTTAGCTGCTTTCACAATTAGCAGAACATCAGCTCCGGCAGTATATCTGCAGCACAAACACAAAGGCCTAGTGCAGACACACCAGGGCAGAGAGGAGCACCAGGGTAAAGGAGATGAATGGACGCCACTATGCTGGGGCATAGAAGTGCCAAAGCTAAGAAGATGTATGAGCGCCTCCGCAAGGGCAGAGACAATGGAGCAACTAGAGCTAGATTCCTGGGAGTTAAGGTGGTTTGGGAATGTGAACGGTACGATGAGTCATGGGTTGGATTGGGCCTTATGCCAGCGGTTCAGGACATGAGACGTTGGGGTCGACATCAAATGATTTATGGTTCACAGATGGGACTGGGCTCTATGCCAGCAGCCTGCGACATGATGCATGTAGCAATTTTCTTGTTTATAAGGACTTAATACTGCAAACTGAGAATAAAGAACTTCAATCTGTTAAGTATGGTCTTTCGGATAACTCATGGGAAAGCTCTTGGTTTCATCAATTCACGTGCTAAGTAAAAACACTGCAAATAAGTAAAATGGGTGTGTACAAAGTGTTTCAAATAGAAAGAAATATGGCAACTGCAACTCTAAAACATACAAGGCTAAAGAAAGGGAGCACCAGAGACAACATTAACATCTAACGCATGGTTGCACACCAATCAATTAAAAAAAACACATACTTGCGCCATTTTGTTTCCTCTTCGTTAGTAACTTCATCATCAGGGCTGATCCTGTGCTGTAATATATTGATTATGTCTGCCAACAAGAGATAAACGAATGTTAAACACAAGAGTTTAGCGCATATGAACAGCATAACATGTTACTTGAAGCTGTAACAAAGTGAAGGACGTGAATTGCAAAAGGAAGTTGTGGGTAACAAGCGTAACCTGTAGAATCAACCAGATGTTCACCATCTACCGTCAATATCGGGACCTTCTTGTACTCAGACCACTTGATTTCCTTTTTGCTCAGTGGATTAACTTCCACAACTTTGTAGGGTATATCATGATAGTCTAGGAAAGCTAAACAAAGCCAATAAAAAACAGTTAGACTCAACGAGATTGTGCAGAACACAGGCACAAATATGTCAGAACAACCTACAGGTCTCTAGCAATCAACTTTGAATATTCTGAATTCTGAATCACCACCACTCCTTTGAAATATAAAAATAAAAATCATGACCATTATAAAAATGCAATAACGAAATTAGTGCATCCAGTTTGCATGTGTACACATGTGCTTACACAAAGCTCGCAACTTAGTTATCCAACTATATTTAACTAAACTTTAGATGGTTTGCAAGTTTGTATAACCAATCCATACCAGCATAAAAATCTCGAAAGTATAAAATAATCTGCCTCAGCCCATTCGTGAAACCATTTCAAAAATGCTATCTGAATAGCAGGGGACATTTTCTTGCATCAGTAGCTTTCACATCAGATCTTTATAGTAGTAATTTTGCCATCAACAAGAATACCAGACTCAATTTCTTAACTGAAAGACTCTTTACCTAACTCAACTGATACTCTTTACAACAGAAAGCCAAACCCTAACGGACAACCTGGGCTTTGGCCCAACACATGAAAATACCATATGGGAGTGCTGTAGCCGAGGTTGGCAGGCCCACCACAGGGGAAGGAGAAAAGATGGTCTGTGTATAACGAGAAAGGGTTAAAATGCATGTGCTTCTAAAAGGTTGGCCACCTGACATTCCAATCTAGTCTCCAGCTAATAAATACAGGGATAAGACTTTATCCCTAACATACAAACAAAAAACTGAGGATTTACAATTACAATAATCCTTAGTAATGCATAAATAATGCATATATCTCTGTCTAAATTAGCTTTATGTAACCACTTCTTGTACATATACAAACATTCCAGAAGATAGGAATGTCTATTGCATTCCCCCCAAAAAAACTCTGTTTTAGTTACGATGAATCAACATAGATCCATATCCTTTTGCAGCTCTTGAGTAGTAGAAAGTTTTTTCACAACATAATGTTTGCATTGCTTGGATGAATACAATATGATTTCAGACAAGCACAACTAATGGTCTCAAACAAGCACATTTGAAGATTTCAAACAAGAATAACACAATAATTGATCTTGAACCATGCCAATAGACACAGGAATGGTACTCCGACCTGATGGTACCACCAGGTCAGAAAGCATTCTACATTTACCAATTATAAAGCCATACAAGCAGAGATAAATATTTCTACAGGTGCTTAGCCATAGATTTCCCCAACAGCCCTTTAGTCTCTAGCAGCAGAAATAATATGTTGACAAGCTCCGATTACAGTCTAATCTGATCCAATGCGAACAATTCTTCTAACCAACATACAGATCTGACCTAATACACTACAGAATCGTAGATTTTAAGGCCATGCCAACTCTGATTGAATCTGCCAGTGCAACGGGATCTCAAGGAAACCATTTCTGAAGAGCCGCGGACGCGAATCAAAAAATGCTACTAGATGGGAGGGCAATCTCACCTCTAACCTTGTTGCAGAAGGGGCACGCCTGGTACTGGTAGAGCACGACGTTCCGGGGCAGCAGATCCGTGGGCAGCCGCTCCTTGGCCTGCACCTCGGCCACCGCCACCGTGGCGAACGTCAGGGAGAAGGAGACCGCGCCGGCGATCCCGGCCCGGGACGACGGCCCCGGGcagggcgtcggcggcggcggcggggcgttgCCCCAGCGGCCGGCCGCGGCGGCGTGGAGCGCGCGCGAGGAGAGGAGGGACGAGCGGGAGGCGAGCAGGGTCCGCGCCGCGCGGAGCGACCTCATCGTGGCCCTAGGGTTTCGCCGGAGGAGCGGCCGCCTCGTCGGCGTcggcggggggtggggggggggggggtgggcttCGCGTCTCGGCCTGGATGGAGCTGGAAGATGCCTAAAACCCTGGGTTTAAAATTACAATTTAATCCCCAATTGAAGAAATTTTCTACGCATTTGGTCCTTTAGGTGTACTGAAATTACGTTACGGCACTGGGGCTCTACGGGAATGGAGAGGAGCAGAGGGTGTATATGTGAATAGTTTGACTGTAAGGGACCTCTGCGCTCTTTTCCTCCGTAACAGCGGGTTCTTCTTGCGGGAGAAGAAAGGGAGGGCGTGAATGTAATCGACGGGAGAGCAGAAGTGTGGCCCGGCTGACGTGTGGGCCTATGGCGTGTGCAAGGCCCATTTGTCAGCTCGAGTATTTGAGTTCCGTGTTGTATTAATTAAATGGTTCCGGAGGAGAATGGAGAACTCGAGTGGCCACGACCGGCTGAACGTGACAAACACGCGCACGGCCGACTTTGGAACACATAGCTTTGGTGAGCACCACGATTTTCCTTCCCTCACCGTTTTATTAGGACCGACAATTTTGCTCgcgatttttttttttttgaaaaacttctaatctattcatcttcaatcatggtagtacaatgaacactagaaataataaaaattacatccagatccgtagaccaccaagcgacgactacaagcactgaagcgaggcgaaggcgcgccgctgtcatcgcccctccctcgccggagccgggcaaaccttgttgtagtagacagtcgggaagtcgtcgtgctaaggccccgtaGAACCAACGCACCggaacagcaaccgccgcggaTGAAGAGTGTAGATCAAAAGGATCCAACCTAAAAACACACGAAGGAAGACGAACGACTAACAGATCCGAGCAAATCTACCAAAgacagatccgccggagacacaacACCGCACGCCCACCGACGATGCAAGACGCATCACCGGAatgggggctaggcggggagacctttattccatcttcagggagccgccaccgtctcgccttcctgcgcaggacacaaaccctaacaaagttcgaaaaaaatctaaaaacggagccctcccacCGGCAAGGGCGAGATCCACTCCGCCTCCATGACCATAGGGCCACCGGAAACGGGATggaccggcgccggcgccggtggGAGGCAGAAAGCTagggttatatatatatatatgaagaataacttattctgcacccttGCTCGCGATTTCATTGCtgtgtagtactccctctgtaaactaatataagagcgcttagattactaaagtagtgatctaaatgctcttatattagtttacggagggagtactttttttTAGGGGGTGTATTTTTTTTAACACAATACAGACGCAAGCACTTatacactcatccctatgaaCGCACATCCTATCCCTATGAGCATCTTCGAGAGACCGAGCCGACATATCATGTTGAGATTTATGAAGTCACCGTAGGTACCTCGTCGTCGACggaaacgtctcctcccactaaaAGCGCATCGCCGAAAATCCTAAAACAAATCTAGAAATAATGCGAGTatcaggacttgaaccctggttgGCTGAGGTCACTGCCCCTCTAACCATCCAATCACAGGTTGGTTCGCATTGTTATGTACTCTGATCAACATTATCGCGTCCCTAGGTGATCAGAGCATCTCGAACACATGACATATCTCAGGCACACATAAAATAGTTTTACATCATAAAAAAGTGCATTTTTCATCACCTGAAACATCATAGGCACAACATTTTGCTCCAACAGATGCCTTATATTGGGCACGAAGACATAAAAAACATTGCAAAATTCGGTCGAACACGCAAATTTAATTATAGTTGTAGCAGTCTGAGACCAGCTTTCTAGATTCTTTCTGTAATATAATTATTATattgcataaattatttattcactacattcatcatggcatcatccgcgTTGCATAGACAGTACGTCGCCGTCATACCGAAATTATTCGGGTGTTCTTATAAAACTCATAACCATTTGTAGTTTGCCGCTTCTCCGCAAGAGGTGAACTTTGCTCGTTGTCTCCGTTGACCTTTATCAGACCAACCGGACACTTGCACGCGACCGTGAGGTCATTTTAAGTATTATTTTATATAAGTGGGGATTAAACATTCTCGTAACGAGTCGGAAGTTTGCGAGCGGTCGTATCATATTATAACAAGACAACCTGTCAAATTATATCTGTTTCGAAGGACGTTTGATGCCCGAATAGTTAAACATATGAGTCACTATAGCCGATCTAAAATGTCAAATGTTTTTGCAAAATAAAACTTGTTCCTAGGCAGCCCAGTTCACGCTCTTCTTAAATCCTAAAGCCCATCCAAAAACATCTCCAAAATCTTAGCCCAATAGCCCAAGGCATCATCTGCTATTTATAGGAGATAAACCCCTACCAAATTTGgctaaccctaaaccctagggAGACCAACTCCCTCCAATCCCGAGCCGTGCCGCCAACTCGCCGGCCGCAGCTCTGACCACCGGACCCCAGCAGATGAGGATATACGGATTACATGCCTACATACGATTGACGAATTTGAGCTATTGTGTATCGCTCTAGCTTGTGATAGTTACGTATCGAATCTCATCTAAATACCCATCACTACTTCATGCCTATGCTTTAAATACCACTGCTCTGTTTGCTATAAAtatgctactactgttgttactgctattgttactttGCTATCACTACtttcatattactgtgctactaaaAAATTGCTGCAAGGAAGTGATTTCTTAGATGTGGTTGGattgacaactcaattgctaaagcttataaatattctttggcttcccTTGCGTCGAAACAATaaatttgggtgaaatactaCCCTCGAAGACTATTTTTCTgtcgccgttgctggggagaatAGTTCACTTGGGAGTCAATTATCTGTTGCAATTTATATTCATTATGAAGAACCTCAAAGATTCCAGAACTAAGATCATGCCCTCTAAGATGAGGGGGTGTAAGGAACTGCCAactagctctacacttgattcacctaCTGTTTTGAGTCAACTTGTGACACCACCACCACATGATATGTCACAAACAATAGACACTTCTTCTATTATTGATGATACTCATGATGATCTTGTACtttgcttgatactactgtgctgCTTGGTGAATTGCTAGATGCTCATATTGCTAAAGCTAAAGAAACTAAATTTACTAAAAATTATGAATCACCTGTTACACCTCGTACTCCTGTTAGAAGTAAAATAATAGATGATCCTGAAGGTTACACTTTTGATGAGGACTTTACTATAGAGTTTATGGATTATGATACTAATAAAGGCATAGCCTATACTTAAAGAAAAGGCCATGAACAAAATGATGAAACATGATCCTAAGTTTGCAACTAATCCAACTTTTGTTGATGATAAGGactatgaattctctgttgatcttGAACTTATTCCCTTGGTAGAAACTGATCattttcatggttatgaatctgaaaaaGTTTTTGCACACCTTACCAAATTGAATGACACTGCCACCCTGTTTGCTCAAGAGGAAAAGATTCACTATtattatatccttaagttatttcctttctatttaaagggtgatgctaaaacatggtttaatagTCTTGCCCCTgattgtgtgcatagtcccccgGATATGACTTATTATTTCTCTGAAAATATTCCTGCGCAtatgaaacaagctgccttacaggaataTATAACCTTGAACTTGAGGAAGAGCGTCTCCCTCAGGCTTGGGGGAGGCTTATCCAATTATtaaatgctttgcctgatcatcctttTAAAAATAATGAGATCCtcgatatcttctataatggactaaccgatgaaTCTAGGGATTACCTAGATAGTTGtcctggttgtgttttcagggaaagaacagttgaacATGCTCAAGAATTATTGGATAACTTATTAAAAAATGCCgatgattggacacttcccgaACCACCTCGTAAGACAACTTCAAAGAAGCGAGGTATTATATTCTTAAGTCATGCAGATATGCAAGAGGCCAAGTAATCTAAGAAGAAGGTATCCCCCCCCCCACcgtttgtggattgtttaagcttgtagGTTTATTCGAAGATGGAGTTAAGAAtaaggtattccctttatctttggagggaaaggcactgacatggtataggctattggaTAATATTGGAACATGGGATTGGAACcggttgaaattggaatttcatcagaagttttatcctatgcatctggttcatcgtgatcgaaattatatgtataatttttgacctcgtgaaggagaaagtatcgctcaagattgggggaggcttaagtacaTGATGTACACATGCCCCAATCacgagctctcaagagaaattattatccaaaacttttatgctcggctttctcataatgatcaatccatgctcgattcTTCTTCTACGGGTTCCTTTATGGAGAAAACTATTGAATTTAAATGGGGTCttctggaaagaattaaacgcaaccctgaagattgggaacccgacaaaggtaaagagtcgggtataaaacttgagtttgattgtgttaaatcttttatggatactgatgcttttcataagtttagtgctaaatatggacttgactctgagatagtagcctccttttgtgaatcatttgctactcatgttgatctccgaAAGGAGAAATGGTTTAAATTTCACCCACCTATTGAAGAAAAGATTAAGGAACCTGTTTTATCTAAAAATGAAACAATTATCTATAATGTTGATCGAGTtgtgcctactgcttatatttagaaaccacctttccctgttaggattaaggaacatgctaaagttttaATGTGATCAATAAGAGTAATATT contains:
- the LOC109778852 gene encoding uncharacterized protein; amino-acid sequence: MRSLRAARTLLASRSSLLSSRALHAAAAGRWGNAPPPPPTPCPGPSSRAGIAGAVSFSLTFATVAVAEVQAKERLPTDLLPRNVVLYQYQACPFCNKVRAFLDYHDIPYKVVEVNPLSKKEIKWSEYKKVPILTVDGEHLVDSTDIINILQHRISPDDEVTNEEETKWRKWVDEHLVHVLSPNIYRTTSEALESFDYIAKHGNFSYTERFAVKYAGAAAMYFVAKKLKKKYNITDERASLYDAANTWTEALNGRNFLGGSKPNLADLAAFGVLRPIRYLQSGKDMVEHTQIGEWYQRMEDAVGEPSRIPEGQYQE